From a single Camarhynchus parvulus chromosome 6, STF_HiC, whole genome shotgun sequence genomic region:
- the LOC115905262 gene encoding pancreatic lipase-related protein 2-like, translated as MLAVWITTLFLLNAARGREVCYQRLGCFSDSPPWAGIPGRQLAGLPSSPDAVNTNFLLYTRNNMGKYQKISATNPSTIKASNFRTHRKTRFIIHGHLAGADLPWITSICRFMFHYEDVNCILTDWRGGSSGLYTDAVNNVRIVGAELEYLVNFLEKEYGYSPANIHFIGHSLGAHVAGEAGRRKPGIGRITGLDPAGPLFQYTPTMVRLDPSDAKFVDIIHTHAGHLFFDFAPGILQTCGHLDFYPNGGKKMPGCKQLRVPPATRDINDLMRAYRSFGCGHKRSLRYYAESIITPNGFVGYQCDTYREFVLGDCFPCPEEGCPLMGHYADKFLHKTEKEEQKVYLNTGPSPPYARWRKEIHVKVCATETMKGNIDVALTGTNGFRKKYTIDKGTFKPGNTYLNYIDTEISGNISKVEFLWKKQLGHADRGCMGAEEVRIISGENGNMSVFCGCGTVQPSMWQALALC; from the exons ATGCTTGCAGTATGGATCActactctttttcttctcaatgCAGCCAGAG GAAGGGAAGTTTGCTACCAAAGGCTTGGATGCTTTTCAGACAGCCCCCCATGGGCTGGGATCCCAGGGAGACAACTGGCAGGCTTGCCCAGCTCTCCAGATGCTGTGAACACAAATTTCCTCCTCTACACCAGAAATAACATGGGGAAATACCAA aaaatttcagctACAAATCCTTCAACTATAAAAGCTTCGAATTTCCGAACGCACAGGAAAACTCGTTTCATTATCCATGGCCACCTTGCTGGAGCAGATCTCCCCTGGATAACAAGCATCTGCAGG TTCATGTTTCACTATGAAGATGTGAACTGCATTTTGACAGACTGGAGGGGTGGCTCCAGTGGTCTGTACACAGATGCCGTCAACAACGTCCGCATTgtgggggctgagctggagtACCTGGTGAACTTCCTCGAG AAGGAGTATGGCTACTCTCCTGCCAACATCCATTTCATTGGCCACAGCCTTGGAGCACACGTtgcaggggaggcagggaggaggaagccTGGCATTGGAAGAATAACAG GTTTGGATCCAGCGGGGCCCCTTTTCCAGTATACTCCCACAATGGTTAGGCTGGACCCTTCAGATGCAAAATTTGTTGATATAATTCACACTCATGCTGGTCATCTTTTCTTTGACTTTG CTCCAGGGATTCTTCAGACTTGTGGCCACCTGGATTTTTACCCAAATGGTGGGAAGAAGATGCCAGGATGCAAGCAGCTTCGTGTTCCTCCTGCAACTCGGGATATCAATGACCTGATGCGAG catacAGATCCTTTGGATGTGGACACAAAAGAAGTCTCAGGTATTATGCTGAGAGCATCATCACTCCAAATGGATTTGTTGGGTACCAGTGTGACACATACCGAGAGTTTGTGTTG gGAGACTGCTTTCCATGTCCAGAAGAAGGATGCCCACTGATGGGTCATTATGCTGATAAGTTTTtacataaaactgaaaaagaagagcaaaaagtTTATTTAAACACAGGGCCCTCCCCTCCATATGCTC GCTGGCGAAAAGAGATACATGTCAAAGTATGTGCAACAGAAACCATGAAGGGAAATATAGATGTAGCCTTGACTGGAACAAAtggcttcagaaaaaaatacaccatTGACAA GGGAACTTTCAAACCAGGCAACACATACTTGAACTACATTGATACAGAAATTTCTGGGAACATTTCAAAAGTTGAGTTTCTCTGGAAAAAGCAACTAGGTCATGCAGACAGAGGCTGCATGGGAGCTGAAGAAGTCAGAATAATatcaggggaaaatgggaatat GTCAGTGTTCTGTGGGTGTGGAACTGTGCAGCCCAGCATGTGGCAAGCCCTGGCTCTTTGCTGA